The Ziziphus jujuba cultivar Dongzao chromosome 5, ASM3175591v1 genome segment aaaatgtttttagaGATGCTCTAATCAACCTAGGCTAGTGTCGCTTCTCTAGGTGGATGAATTCAATCTCCCTCATCCTTTATTTGTTTCTTCTAATTCTAATTCTTGGTCTTAAAATGACACTAATGAAGCTAAATAATTTTCTCCTTTAATAGTTAGACTTCAATtactgacatatatatatatatatatatttgaagatttaacaataaatatatatttatatacatgtatatttgaAGCTATGGAATTTGggataacaaaattaaattaaagtggAAGTTACCCAGATGCCCAATGGCACTAGCAGTCAAGTCCTCGTCTTCTGCCACACCTGTAATGACCGCATGAATATTTGGTCCCATTGCATCCATCGCGCGGTGAATAAATCCTGCCACATTCTGTATACATAGATgtgaattaccaaaaaaataaaggaatcatGCATAGAGGTGATTAagttaatgaatttaaaattcaaaatcaatcTCAAAATTAAAGATTGAATATAAGCTCTCAAGTAGGATGCAATAAATCTTGACTAGTTGATTAATGACGTATGTGGCTtgttgatttaattatattttaacccgattttttttatttttgataaattgagaaaCAGGAATGTCatcatcaataaaatttaaaaattatctcTAATCATCGTTGTCAATTTGATTATCTCAAAGACTTCCTTTGTTTTCCCTTATGAACAAaagaaattttcataatattaataataaccaACCTCTTTGCCATCAAAATGGTCATAAAACATGAGGTCATGGAAATGACAATCCACTGATAGAAGTTCCTCCACTTTTTCTTTGTCCTTGTCATTGATGGCCTTGTAAAATTCTTGGATCAACTCTTTCACGGAAAGAGGTGGAGATATAGGTGGAATTGCAGATGATCCATCTTCATTGCACCAAATTCtccaaagatttaaaaattcttTGCTCTTTCTCCCAATATTTATTACTTCTGATGGTTTCCTTCGTGATCTTGATGACAAAAACAAACTACTATTGGGTCTAGACTTTTGCTGATAATTCAATGGTTGGGATttggaaatatttgaaaatgcgTTCAAGCTCTTCTTCGAGATAAAGCTAGGTCCTATAGAAAAGTGGGTAAGAGAGGCCATTGCAAATTAAGCTTAGCTACAACAACAAGAATTGTGAAGAATGATTGATATGGGAAATTTTTCCcaccattttatttattgtgattTCTTTTTCTGCCGATTAATTGCTATGGACGCAAGGAATAGgttttcatggaaattaaaaGCTAACTTATACCTGGCTACTAAGTCAAGAATATATCTTGTTGTACTGTTCTTTTTTTCTGAGAGAAGCAAAATTTTTGTAGTTGTCGTTTTTCTTTTAGTTATTCTAATTAATCGTaagttataatatattatctatAGGAACTATTCTAAGTTGGAAGCTTTGTAATAGATatctaaataataaaacatatcaaAAGTGTTCGGAACAAGtactaaaattccataaaataaaaaaaattcgttATGAGGTATATAGATGATATAATTGATATAGTTGTAGGGTAGTGAACTCAAATAATCATGAACTCACAAAATTTCAAATCACAGAAatacaaaaagagaaaagaaaatttgattcaaattgatCTTATAATTACTTTTAGGTTCAATTGAAAACGAATACAAACAgagcataaatttttaaaagactAATAAAAAGCTGTTTGAGGATGCTTTTGCAGAAAACATTTTTCATGGCTTAAAATATccgaaatttttattatttttttaagaaattaaaataaaatttaggttccAAATGGAAATAGatagaatttctataatatccattgaaatttcaaataaaatttctataatatccattgaactcaaatagaatttctataatatccaGAGTATAAATCTTTGGACATTTGGgtgaaatttcaatggatattatagaaatttcagaaatttcaccaaaatattcatggaaatttccataaaaatatccacatcaaatccttaacaatttggttaaaaaatctataattttcatggaaatttcgaaaatatccatggaatttttttttaaattcataaatattattgatgtttagtaaattttttttatcaaattaacttcattgataatttttttaccctttaattatcttttaaacttttaatgatataagcaaaataaaatgaattaaattgaataatattaataagttctacttattgaatatcgataaagcaaaaatacaaagattgtggattatatttttgaatctgGAAAGTCTTGTTACTGGAAATATCTGTTTTACAAATGTGggtaaatagatgatgaaacaTATACATAGCGATAtcacaacaagaagaaaattcgatttttatgaattttgaatcAATGAGAGTtagaagtcattttcataaccattattcaatggatatttatagaatgtcatcaagtatTAACTCATGaataccatctcaaactcaaccatcagataatagtatttatgcatATAATCAACCAATAATGGAATATCTATAtagttaacatattaataattatatataaaattatcaaggagatacatcttttcataactatttttcacatttcacatctcaaaatcaaaataaggaaGAAACTGACTATTTTCAATCACTTAGAAATTCTGTGTGTTATTAAAATGACATTTATGTactacaatgtaattgtaataatcgttttatatattttagttaataaataattttatcatatatgtattttttgacatatttttattaataataatttatctatagtctttaatgcttattataactCAGTTCACTAGaagaatataatatctattcaatattttagcaagttttataatcaatttgataatttatggattaaataaactaattctaaagtttcaataaatatttctattttttaaaataattttttattattttttataattttttatcgatattgatattttcatgaaaat includes the following:
- the LOC125423052 gene encoding uncharacterized protein LOC125423052 isoform X2 encodes the protein MASLTHFSIGPSFISKKSLNAFSNISKSQPLNYQQKSRPNSSLFLSSRSRRKPSEVINIGRKSKEFLNLWRIWCNEDGSSAIPPISPPLSVKELIQEFYKAINDKDKEKVEELLSVDCHFHDLMFYDHFDGKENVAGFIHRAMDAMGPNIHAVITGVAEDEDLTASAIGHLEWKKIEIPFSTGCRFFECEEIEGKLFIRNITGVEELPLKPGDVVLTVSTLFDLYPLVAEGLLHGMKTRDTHHGLDMLLDMLRKGHSS
- the LOC125423052 gene encoding uncharacterized protein LOC125423052 isoform X1 — translated: MASLTHFSIGPSFISKKSLNAFSNISKSQPLNYQQKSRPNSSLFLSSRSRRKPSEVINIGRKSKEFLNLWRIWCNEDGSSAIPPISPPLSVKELIQEFYKAINDKDKEKVEELLSVDCHFHDLMFYDHFDGKENVAGFIHRAMDAMGPNIHAVITGVAEDEDLTASAIGHLEWKKIEIPFSTGCRFFECEEIEGKLFIRNITGVEELPLKPGDVVLKLLKTVSTLFDLYPLVAEGLLHGMKTRDTHHGLDMLLDMLRKGHSS